One region of Haloprofundus salilacus genomic DNA includes:
- a CDS encoding DUF7344 domain-containing protein, whose amino-acid sequence MTQEIQTVSTETALRVVADPCRRSILSQLIDTEETMVTINALVDHISPENPPPKTTATHADSLLIDVQHIHLPKLEDVNLIEYNPHTKMIRYNSNERVERVLRFVTEELE is encoded by the coding sequence ATGACCCAAGAAATCCAAACAGTCTCGACCGAAACAGCATTACGGGTAGTGGCAGATCCGTGTCGGCGGTCAATCCTCTCCCAGTTGATCGACACTGAGGAGACCATGGTTACAATTAATGCCCTCGTCGATCACATCTCTCCCGAGAACCCTCCTCCGAAGACCACTGCAACTCACGCTGACTCCCTTCTCATCGACGTACAACACATCCATCTCCCGAAACTGGAGGATGTTAATTTGATCGAGTACAACCCGCATACGAAGATGATTCGATATAACTCGAACGAGCGCGTCGAGAGGGTGCTCCGATTC